Proteins from a genomic interval of Gossypium hirsutum isolate 1008001.06 chromosome A09, Gossypium_hirsutum_v2.1, whole genome shotgun sequence:
- the LOC107894862 gene encoding paired amphipathic helix protein Sin3-like 2 isoform X1, whose translation MKAESDGQDEMAGGVAAEGGGGGGEGSTSSEATINAAERYMKEVMETFGDQEEKLVMFREIMNDFRTERTDIAGVVGRVKELFKGHNNLIEGFNFFLPKGYEITVDKHQPPPETLDFIRLVKERDESVYRRFMDVIFRYHREHMDIIKLCREVGALFSEDYPDLFVKFIRFLPPT comes from the exons ATGAAGGCTGAATC TGACGGGCAAGACGAGATGGCTGGTGGTGTTGCAGCCGAAGGAGGCGGAGGCGGTGGAGAGGGAAGCACGTCAAGTGAAGCGACTATAAATGCCGCCGAAAGGTATATGAAGGAAGTGATGGAGACGTTTGGGGATCAAGAAGAGAAGTTGGTGATGTTTCGTGAAATCATGAATGATTTCAGGACTGAGAG GACTGACATAGCTGGTGTGGTTGGGCGAGTGAAAGAGTTATTCAAAGGCCATAACAACTTAATTGAGGGATTTAATTTCTTTTTGCCAAAGGGATATGAAATTACCGTCGACAAACATCAGCCTCCTCCGGAAACATTGGATTTTATAAGGCTAGTAAAG GAACGTGATGAGAGTGTTTATAGACGATTTATGGATGTGATATTTAGGTACCACAGGGAGCACATGGACATAATTAAGCTCTGTAGGGAG GTTGGTGCTCTTTTCTCGGAGGACTATCCAGATCTGTTTGTGAAGTTCATAAGATTTCTACCACCTACTTGA
- the LOC107894862 gene encoding paired amphipathic helix protein Sin3-like 2 isoform X2, whose translation MAGGVAAEGGGGGGEGSTSSEATINAAERYMKEVMETFGDQEEKLVMFREIMNDFRTERTDIAGVVGRVKELFKGHNNLIEGFNFFLPKGYEITVDKHQPPPETLDFIRLVKERDESVYRRFMDVIFRYHREHMDIIKLCREVGALFSEDYPDLFVKFIRFLPPT comes from the exons ATGGCTGGTGGTGTTGCAGCCGAAGGAGGCGGAGGCGGTGGAGAGGGAAGCACGTCAAGTGAAGCGACTATAAATGCCGCCGAAAGGTATATGAAGGAAGTGATGGAGACGTTTGGGGATCAAGAAGAGAAGTTGGTGATGTTTCGTGAAATCATGAATGATTTCAGGACTGAGAG GACTGACATAGCTGGTGTGGTTGGGCGAGTGAAAGAGTTATTCAAAGGCCATAACAACTTAATTGAGGGATTTAATTTCTTTTTGCCAAAGGGATATGAAATTACCGTCGACAAACATCAGCCTCCTCCGGAAACATTGGATTTTATAAGGCTAGTAAAG GAACGTGATGAGAGTGTTTATAGACGATTTATGGATGTGATATTTAGGTACCACAGGGAGCACATGGACATAATTAAGCTCTGTAGGGAG GTTGGTGCTCTTTTCTCGGAGGACTATCCAGATCTGTTTGTGAAGTTCATAAGATTTCTACCACCTACTTGA
- the LOC107894861 gene encoding paired amphipathic helix protein Sin3-like 2, with product MAGGGEGGGGSKPTKKSAEAYLKEVREMFEDKKYKYDMFLEVMKYFSNQRLLLFFGTIQICLRSSNFFYTQELYLSPSLPQIAKDHISIYTCP from the exons ATGGCTGGTGGAGGGGAAGGGGGAGGAGGAAGCAAACCGACTAAAAAATCTGCTGAAGCGTATCTGAAGGAAGTCAGGGAGATGTTTGAGGATAAAAAATACAAGTACGACATGTTCCTTGAAGTCATGAAGTATTTCAGTAATCAAAG GTTGCTTCTCTTTTTTGGGACCATCCAGATTTGCTTGAGgagttcaaattttttttacacaCAGGAATTGTATTTGTCCCCATCACTCCCACAAATTGCAAAGGATCATATAAGTATATACACATGCCCATAA